Within the Salmo salar chromosome ssa12, Ssal_v3.1, whole genome shotgun sequence genome, the region CGGTCCAGTCCATCCCATTATTTTTGGGGGGCACTTATTAAAGGTAGTGTGTCATTTAAACCATGGTTGCATCGATAATGTGCACATGCTCCTCATGAATGAGACCTATCTCATAACCAttgggtggaaaaagtactcaattgtcatacttgagtaaaaataaagatcttTTTTCTAAAGTTAACTTGAGTGACGGTCACCTTGTAAActactatttgagtaaaagtatttggttttaaatatacttaactatcaaaagtaaatggaattgctaaaatgtacttaagtatcaaaagtaaaagaataaatcatttcaaattccttctattaagcaaaccagacggcacaattttgacagatagccaggggcacactccaacactacaaactaagcatttgtgtttggtgagtccgccagatcggaggcagtagatgaccacggataagtgtgtgaattggaccattttcttgtccaaatgtaacaagtacttttgtgtgtcagggaaaatctatggagtaaaaagtacattgttttctttaggaatgtagcgaAGTAGAAGTTCgcctaaatagtaaagtacagataccccaaaaactacttaagtagtacttgaaagtatttttacttaagtactttacaccactgctcatgACTTGACCAGGTTCAGCTGGATTGATTAATCTCCATTCCTTTAATCCCATGTCTGCTGCTGCTCACTAACTAGTCCCGCCgggttctctctcttccctcttctctggGCACTGCAGTATGATTTCTCCCTGGAGAGGCGGAGCGTGCGCTGGGGGGCGGAGCTGGCTGAGGCCCGGGCTGCAGAGGCGGCCAGGGCGGAGCTAGAGAGCAGGGAGCACTCGCCCCCTGCCCAGGACCCTGACGGGGGATCGGCCTGCGGGGGGAAGAGACCATTCCCTGCCGAGGAGCAGGACGCTCTCCCGCCTGCAATGAACCCGCTGATGGCCAGCTTGCGCCACAATGCTATTCTCACCCCACTGCCTGCCCCAGCCAGGCAGACCGCTCCCAGCATCCCGACCCCACAGTACCTTAACCTGGCTGACTTTGAGCGCGAGGAGGACCCCTTCGACAAGCTGGAGCTCAAGACACTGGACGATAGGGAGGAGCTGCGCAACATCCTCCAGAGCCAGCCCCAGCCGCAGACTCCATCCCCGCCTGAGGCACCCCAACCCAGGCCAGCATCTCGAGGCAGCACCCCTCCACCCCAGCTCCCCGCCACCAGCCTTCCAGCCAAAACGGTCTTTGCCCACAAACCCAACGGGCTTGTGGTGCTACAGGACATGGACAGAGCCGGGGATCTGGCTCGGGGACAGACAATGGACCCTGACCGGCCCTGCAACATCCGCTCGCTGACCTTCCCCAAGCTGTCAGACCCCGGGGACTCGATCTTTGACTCCTACTGTCTGGCCCCTGTACCACGTAGCCTACCCAACGGCAGCCCGCCGGCACCCCAGCAGAAGAGAGAGGAGCCACCCAATCATACCCAACACACCCAAAATGGGGCACCAAAGCAGGTGagctttgcacacacacacacatgccttgCTTAGTTTCAATTACTGAATGTTTTGCTTAATTCTCTGAAACTTCTCAAAGGCTTCGAGGTTTTCTGGACAAgaggaagatgtgtgtgtgtgtgtgtgtgtgtgtgtgtgtgtatatatatatatatatatatatatatatatatatatatatatatatatatatatatatatatatatatatatatatatatatatatatatatatattttttttacccgtATACAGATGACACTACAaaaactctctccctccatagatAAATACAGGTCCTCTCCCATGCAGCGGGGCGATGCTCAGCCTCTCCCCCAGTGAACGGCAATGTGTGGAGACCATAGTGGCCATGGGCTACTCTTACGAAGGGGTCCTGCGGGCCATGCAGAAGCGAGGCCAGAACGTGGAGCAGGTGCGCCCCTCCGCTCTCCCTCCTCTTGGCCACAGCAGCCTAAGCCCATTTCTCCATAGAGATCTATTATAAAGAAATGTTCTATTTGATTCTGATGTCGCTCACTCACTGCCCATTGCGCCCATGGTTGACTCTGAAATCATCAGGTGCCTGCGTTATGTGATTGTGCGTGTTCACGACATGTGGCTTTAGAAGTCCACCAGGCAACAACATGGGGATGGTGGTTGTGAATAAATAAATTGAATTTATGTAGCGTTTTTTTGTCTCGACACCATCCACCACCTTGGTTTAATGCAACCCTCAACACTATGATGGCATCAGACACAACAGACATGTTAGGGGCTTGTTAATGAATAAACATTAGCTAACAATGTAATGATACGCAGTGGATGTTTATGGTAGTTTTCCTGCTAGCTTTATTTGGATACCCATCCTCAAGCATCACTCCAGTACAATATTGTGGATTTAGCTATCCCTCTAATCAACAAAGAATATTAAGGGACAGGAAATTACTGGTGTGGGGGCAGTGgtccaaaataggggagggttGTTTCACTTTTTTTGCGTGGGCGGTGTTTCTTTTTATATTGGGCACGGAGGATAGTGCGTTCTTTTCGTTTACATTCGGTTTACATTCGCCATTTTGCAGGTTTGACTTTTCTGCGCACtaactacactacagttc harbors:
- the LOC106565187 gene encoding ubiquitin-associated protein 1, with translation MAARKSDTHNNGPISYLDDVPFKINDKFRCPAKVGLPVGICLPDCDSVLANLQYDFSLERRSVRWGAELAEARAAEAARAELESREHSPPAQDPDGGSACGGKRPFPAEEQDALPPAMNPLMASLRHNAILTPLPAPARQTAPSIPTPQYLNLADFEREEDPFDKLELKTLDDREELRNILQSQPQPQTPSPPEAPQPRPASRGSTPPPQLPATSLPAKTVFAHKPNGLVVLQDMDRAGDLARGQTMDPDRPCNIRSLTFPKLSDPGDSIFDSYCLAPVPRSLPNGSPPAPQQKREEPPNHTQHTQNGAPKQINTGPLPCSGAMLSLSPSERQCVETIVAMGYSYEGVLRAMQKRGQNVEQVLEYLFTHARLCERGFDPSAIEECLDTFQNSEEKALEFLSLMTRFCEMGFEKDTIKEVLLVHNNDQDKALEDLMSHASAS